In Panicum virgatum strain AP13 chromosome 4N, P.virgatum_v5, whole genome shotgun sequence, a single window of DNA contains:
- the LOC120668415 gene encoding pentatricopeptide repeat-containing protein At5g15300-like, whose product MIRKGSACLSPRALKQIHGNLVVSGITSRSLQPVRELLLSCTASFRGGMDYARRLFDGIPPPGPDLFMHNTMLRGYAHAGAPHAAFAVYSRMETVGLRPDGFTFCNLLRACCAGIGMPACSSAGWQVQAVVVKLGFLEDAFVRNALINMHAKCGDLGVAGMLLGEASERDIVAWSAVIAGHAGRGNLDVARQMFDQCRHKDIVCWNVMLGAYAKYGEMEKARELFDRAPEKDVVSWNTIITGYSMQGMLEQALEVFDEMRGAGWMPDDATIVSLLSCCANAGSLDAGRMIHSLHLEGRQVISILIGNALVSMYAKCGDVNTALEVFSRMKEKNVWTWNSIIGGLALHGQAEKSVQFFSKMLEEKIHPNEISFLCVLGACNHAGLVEEGHRYFYLMKERYGIEPNVKHCSCIVDMLGRAGLLDEAFLIVSGMRQQNAVVWRTLLAACRTHGNMALGKIAQEKLLSISGDACCDYILLSGIYSSYGEWSRVETVRRSMDKRGLRKVVGCAQIGHKTAGLSTA is encoded by the coding sequence ATGATCCGGAAGGGCTCTGCGTGCTTGAGCCCGCGCGCGCTCAAGCAAATCCACGGCAACCTCGTTGTCAGCGGCATCACCTCGCGCAGCCTGCAACCCGTGCGCGAACTTCTCCTCTCCTGCACAGCGTCGTTCCGCGGCGGCATGGACTACGCGCGCAGGCTGTTCGACGGAATTCCGCCCCCGGGGCCGGACCTATTCATGCACAACACCATGCTGCGCGGGTACGCGCACGCCGGCGCACCCCACGCGGCGTTCGCGGTGTACAGCCGTATGGAAACGGTGGGCCTGAGGCCCGACGGGTTCACATTCTGCAACCTCCTTCGCGCCTGCTGTGCAGGCATCGGCATGCCGGCTTGTTCCAGCGCTGGGTGGCAGGTGCAAGCCGTCGTCGTGAAGCTTGGGTTCCTGGAGGACGCGTTCGTGAGGAACGCGCTCATCAATATGCACGCCAAGTGCGGGGACTTGGGCGTCGCCGGCATGCTTCTTGGTGAAGCCAGCGAGCGGGACATCGTGGCGTGGTCCGCTGTCATAGCTGGGCACGCGGGCAGAGGTAACCTGGACGTGGCAAGGCAGATGTTCGATCAGTGCCGGCACAAGGACATTGTGTGCTGGAACGTGATGCTGGGTGCGTATGCGAAATACGGGGAGATGGAGAAAGCGAGGGAGCTGTTTGATCGTGCGCCGGAGAAGGATGTGGTTTCTTGGAACACCATCATCACTGGGTACTCGATGCAGGGAATGCTGGAGCAAGCGTTGGAGGTCTTTGATGAGATGAGGGGTGCAGGGTGGATGCCTGATGACGCGACTATTGTTAGCTTGCTGTCATGCTGTGCGAATGCAGGGTCACTTGATGCAGGGAGGATGATACATTCTTTGCACTTGGAAGGCAGACAAGTAATAAGTATTTTGATTGGAAATGCATTGGTATCAATGTATGCAAAATGTGGGGATGTCAATACTGCATTGGAAGTCTTTAGCAGGATGAAGGAGAAAAATGTTTGGACATGGAATTCGATCATTGGAGGACTAGCCTTGCATGGACAAGCGGAAAAATCGGTTCAATTCTTCAGTAAAATGCTTGAAGAGAAAATTCACCCAAATGAGATTTCTTTCCTATGTGTTCTGGGTGCATGCAACCATGCCGGACTGGTTGAAGAAGGTCATAGGTATTTCTATCTTATGAAAGAAAGGTATGGGATTGAACCTAATGTAAAGCATTGCAGTTGCATTGTGGACATGCTTGGCCGTGCTGGTCTACTGGATGAAGCATTTCTAATTGTGAGTGGCATGAGGCAACAAAATGCAGTTGTATGGAGGACCCTGCTTGCCGCCTGCAGAACCCACGGGAATATGGCTCTGGGCAAGATTGCTCAGGAGAAGCTTCTTAGCATAAGTGGAGATGCATGTTGTGACTATATACTCCTCTCTGGCATTTATTCATCGTACGGTGAATGGTCAAGGGTGGAGACAGTGCGAAGATCTATGGATAAAAGAGGGCTAAGGAAAGTAGTTGGCTGTGCTCAGATTGGCCATAAAACTGCTGGTCTTTCAACAGCATAA
- the LOC120668416 gene encoding casparian strip membrane protein 1, with protein sequence MGSILQISWSNQVSQSESFREFAMKESGEHGETSKAPLNRGVSKGLSVLDLILRFIAIIGTLASAIAMGTTNETLPFFTQFIRFKAQYSDLPTLTFFVVANSIVCAYLILSLPLSIVHIIRSRAKFSRLLLIFLDAVMLALVTAGASAAAAIVYLAHKGNVRANWLAICQQFDSFCERISGSLIGSFGAMVVLILLILLSAIALARR encoded by the exons atgggctctatTCTTCAAATTAGCTGGAGCAATCAGGTTTCACAGAGCGAGAGCTTCAGAGAGTTCGCAATGAAAGAATCCGGGGAGCATGGCGAGACATCCAAGGCGCCCCTGAACAGGGGGGTCAGCAAAGGACTGTCTGTGCTTGATCTCATACTTCGTTTCATTGCCATCATCGGCACCCTTGCCAGTGCCATTGCAATGGGCACCACCAACGAGACACTTCCTTTCTTCACACAGTTCATCCGGTTCAAGGCGCAGTACAGTGATCTTCCGACTCTAAC GTTCTTCGTCGTTGCGAATTCAATTGTCTGTGCCTATCTCATCctctcacttccattgtcaatTGTGCACATCATTAGGAGCAGGGCCAAATTCAGCAGGCTCCTCTTGATCTTTCTTGATGCA GTAATGCTAGCACTGGTGACTGCGGGAGCATCAGCAGCAGCGGCTATTGTGTACTTAGCACACAAGGGCAATGTCAGGGCAAACTGGCTTGCTATTTGCCAGCAGTTTGACTCATTCTGCGAGCGTATCTCTGGATCGCTCATTGGTTCGTTTGGAGCCATGGTTGTGCTCATACTTCTGATATTACTCTCCGCCATTGCCCTTGCGAGGCGCTAG
- the LOC120669738 gene encoding uncharacterized protein LOC120669738 gives MNWAPAASSTSILSEIANSRSKDAATSTSIYGAAANTRPKALEDAAALSMVTDGAMAHSSDAAKCEEQLTNNMRRENREDASLHQRTRPYTGELRPYEGRIRTPTDTPVGFTRLTANQLLV, from the exons ATGAACTGGGCTCCAGCGGCGTCCTCGACGAGCATCCTGTCGGAGATTGCGAACAGCAGAAGCAAGGATGCGGCCACATCCACTTCCATTTACGGCGCTGCGGCGAACACGAGGCCCAAGGCGCTCGAAGACGCTGCGGCGCTGTCCATGGTGACGGATGGGGCCATGGCGCATTCCTCCGACGCGGCGAAGTGCGAAGAACAGTTGACGAACAACATGCGAAG gGAGAACCGGGAGGACGCGTCCCTTCACCAAAGGACGCGACCATACACTGGAGAGTTGCGTCCGTACGAGGGACGCATCCGTACACCAACGGACACACCCGTTGGGTTTACAAGGTTAACTGCTAATCAGTTATTGGTCTAA
- the LOC120669737 gene encoding probable glucomannan 4-beta-mannosyltransferase 3 isoform X2, translating to MAGAAAVASLAAVAAGWLDLDGPTATATLRRWWPSSSSSGGGRVFAAGPSSPLQVWAHMQVYKLSIGAACGLAWPSDRVIVQVLDDSTDPTVKDLVELECKFWANKGKNVKYEVRNNRKGYKAGALKQGMLYDYVQQCDFVAVFDADFQPEPDFLIRTVPYLVHDPRVALVQARWEFVNPNEFLMTRIQKMTLDYHFKVEQEAGLTYLTSGTAGVWQISSVKEAGGWEDRTTVEDMDLAVRVGLKGWKFIYVGDVKVKSELPSNLKAYRRQQHRWTCGAANLFRKTGREIMLTKEASFGRNLYLIYSFFFIRKVVAHVVPFMLYCVVIPLSVLIPEVRVPVWGVVYIPTAITLLYAIRNPSSIHFIPFWILFENVMSFHRTKATFIGLLELGSVNEWVVTEKLGNSSCTKPAPQILEKPPCRCWDRCTISEILVAIFLFFCATYNLVHGSDFYFVYIYLQAITFLIVGTGFCGTSRSNS from the exons ATGGCcggcgcagcggcggtggcctccttggccgcggtggcggcggggtggctcgaCCTCGAcgggccgacggcgacggcgaccctgCGCCGGTGgtggccgtcgtcgtcgtcgtcgggcgGTGGCCGCGTGTTCGCCGCCGGGCCGTCGTCCCCGCTGCAGGTTTGGGCACATATGCAGGTGTACAAGCTTTCCATCGGCGCAGCGTGCGGGCTGGCATGGCCGTCGGATAGGGTCATTGTACAGGTTCTCGACGATTCCACCGATCCAACGGTCAAG GATCTAGTGGAGCTTGAGTGCAAGTTTTGGGCTAACAAAGGTAAAAACGTGAAGTATGAGGTGAGGAACAATCGGAAAGGGTACAAGGCTGGTGCACTGAAGCAAGGGATGCTGTATGACTATGTTCAGCAGTGTGACTTTGTCGCCGTGTTTGATGCGGATTTCCAACCGGAACCTGACTTCCTCATAAGGACCGTCCCGTATCTTGTGCATGATCCACGAGTTGCACTTGTTCAGGCACGATGGGAGTTTG TTAATCCCAATGAATTCCTGATGACAAGGATACAAAAGATGACATTAGATTATCACTTCAAAGTAGAGCAGGAAGCAG GATTAACATATTTAACTTCAGGAACTGCTGGTGTCTGGCAAATTTCTTCCGTCAAGGAAGCCGGGGGCTGGGAGGATCGAACCACAGTGGAAGACATGGATTTAGCCGTCAGAGTAGGTCTTAAAGGATGGAAATTCATCTACGTCGGAGATGTTAAG GTCAAAAGTGAACTGCCAAGCAATCTGAAGGCATATCGCCGTCAACAGCATCGGTGGACGTGTGGGGCAGCAAATTTATTCCGCAAGACAGGAAGAGAGATTATGCTGACTAAG GAGGCTTCATTTGGGAGGAACCTTTATTTGATCTACAGCTTCTTTTTCATCAGGAAGGTTGTTGCCCATGTAGTACCTTTCATGCTCTACTGTGTAGTAATCCCATTGTCCGTCCTGATTCCTGAAGTCAGAGTCCCTGTATGGGGGGTGGTTTATATCCCAACAGCAATAACACTTCTATATGCCATCAGAAATCCTAG TTCTATCCACTTCATACCGTTCTGGATCCTCTTTGAGAATGTTATGTCTTTCCACCGGACGAAGGCGACATTCATCGGTTTGCTTGAGCTCGGGAGTGTAAACGAGTGGGTTGTCACAGAGAAGCTTGGTAATTCAAGCTGCACCAAGCCTGCCCCGCAGATACTTGAAAAGCCTCCCTGCAGGTGCTGGGACAG ATGCACCATATCAGAGATTTTGGTTGCaatcttccttttcttctgtGCGACCTACAACTTGGTTCATGGAAGCGATTTCTATTTCGTTTACATATATCTACAGGCTATAACATTTCTTATTGTTGGCACCGGATTCTGCGGAACATCCAGATCCAACTCATAG
- the LOC120669737 gene encoding probable glucomannan 4-beta-mannosyltransferase 3 isoform X1 has product MAGAAAVASLAAVAAGWLDLDGPTATATLRRWWPSSSSSGGGRVFAAGPSSPLQVWAHMQVYKLSIGAACGLAWPSDRVIVQVLDDSTDPTVKDLVELECKFWANKGKNVKYEVRNNRKGYKAGALKQGMLYDYVQQCDFVAVFDADFQPEPDFLIRTVPYLVHDPRVALVQARWEFVNPNEFLMTRIQKMTLDYHFKVEQEAGSSMFAFFGFNGTAGVWQISSVKEAGGWEDRTTVEDMDLAVRVGLKGWKFIYVGDVKVKSELPSNLKAYRRQQHRWTCGAANLFRKTGREIMLTKEASFGRNLYLIYSFFFIRKVVAHVVPFMLYCVVIPLSVLIPEVRVPVWGVVYIPTAITLLYAIRNPSSIHFIPFWILFENVMSFHRTKATFIGLLELGSVNEWVVTEKLGNSSCTKPAPQILEKPPCRCWDRCTISEILVAIFLFFCATYNLVHGSDFYFVYIYLQAITFLIVGTGFCGTSRSNS; this is encoded by the exons ATGGCcggcgcagcggcggtggcctccttggccgcggtggcggcggggtggctcgaCCTCGAcgggccgacggcgacggcgaccctgCGCCGGTGgtggccgtcgtcgtcgtcgtcgggcgGTGGCCGCGTGTTCGCCGCCGGGCCGTCGTCCCCGCTGCAGGTTTGGGCACATATGCAGGTGTACAAGCTTTCCATCGGCGCAGCGTGCGGGCTGGCATGGCCGTCGGATAGGGTCATTGTACAGGTTCTCGACGATTCCACCGATCCAACGGTCAAG GATCTAGTGGAGCTTGAGTGCAAGTTTTGGGCTAACAAAGGTAAAAACGTGAAGTATGAGGTGAGGAACAATCGGAAAGGGTACAAGGCTGGTGCACTGAAGCAAGGGATGCTGTATGACTATGTTCAGCAGTGTGACTTTGTCGCCGTGTTTGATGCGGATTTCCAACCGGAACCTGACTTCCTCATAAGGACCGTCCCGTATCTTGTGCATGATCCACGAGTTGCACTTGTTCAGGCACGATGGGAGTTTG TTAATCCCAATGAATTCCTGATGACAAGGATACAAAAGATGACATTAGATTATCACTTCAAAGTAGAGCAGGAAGCAGGTTCATCCATGTTTGCCTTCTTTGGTTTTAACG GAACTGCTGGTGTCTGGCAAATTTCTTCCGTCAAGGAAGCCGGGGGCTGGGAGGATCGAACCACAGTGGAAGACATGGATTTAGCCGTCAGAGTAGGTCTTAAAGGATGGAAATTCATCTACGTCGGAGATGTTAAG GTCAAAAGTGAACTGCCAAGCAATCTGAAGGCATATCGCCGTCAACAGCATCGGTGGACGTGTGGGGCAGCAAATTTATTCCGCAAGACAGGAAGAGAGATTATGCTGACTAAG GAGGCTTCATTTGGGAGGAACCTTTATTTGATCTACAGCTTCTTTTTCATCAGGAAGGTTGTTGCCCATGTAGTACCTTTCATGCTCTACTGTGTAGTAATCCCATTGTCCGTCCTGATTCCTGAAGTCAGAGTCCCTGTATGGGGGGTGGTTTATATCCCAACAGCAATAACACTTCTATATGCCATCAGAAATCCTAG TTCTATCCACTTCATACCGTTCTGGATCCTCTTTGAGAATGTTATGTCTTTCCACCGGACGAAGGCGACATTCATCGGTTTGCTTGAGCTCGGGAGTGTAAACGAGTGGGTTGTCACAGAGAAGCTTGGTAATTCAAGCTGCACCAAGCCTGCCCCGCAGATACTTGAAAAGCCTCCCTGCAGGTGCTGGGACAG ATGCACCATATCAGAGATTTTGGTTGCaatcttccttttcttctgtGCGACCTACAACTTGGTTCATGGAAGCGATTTCTATTTCGTTTACATATATCTACAGGCTATAACATTTCTTATTGTTGGCACCGGATTCTGCGGAACATCCAGATCCAACTCATAG